Sequence from the Bremerella volcania genome:
TTGGGACGATCAGGCCCAGGTCACGCGGCCGCAGCGCGAGAAGGAAGATTCGAGTGACTATCGCTACTTCCCTGATCCTGACCTCGCCCCGGTGGTTACCACCGAGGAAGAAGTCGAAGCCATCCAGCAGGCGCTGTGCGAGTTGCCGATGGCCATTCGCGAGCGGCTTCACGACGGCTACGGCATTCCGGCCTACGATGCCGACGTGATCGTCAATCAGGGGATCGTGGCCGTGAAGTACTTCGAGGACCTGGCCCTCAAGACCGGCGACGCCAAGATGTCCAGCAACTGGGTCCAGCAGGACGTGCTGCGAGTGCTGAAGGAACGTGATCTCGAGTTCGATCAATTCCCGATCACGGTCGAGCGGCTCTCAGGCTTGCTGAAGGCGATCATGAACAAAGAGATCGACACGACCCGGGCCAAGGACGTCTTTACCCAGATGCTCGACAGCGACAAAGACGCTCAAGCAATCATGAAGGAAATGGGCATCGAGAAGGTCGACGATTCGGAACTCGACAACCTCGTCAAGGAAATCCTGGAAGCCAATCCCAAGGCGGTCGAAGACCTGAAGAACGGCGTGCAGAAGGCGGTCGGCGCGCTCATCGGTCAGGCCAAAAAGAAGAACCCCAACATCGACCCCGGCACCTTCCGTGCGAAGTGCCTGGAGTTGGTGAAGCATATGTAGTACTTGGCCCCAGACGTTCCGATTCGTTTCAGGCTGCATCATGTTCATTCCTGGCGGAATCATCGCTCTTACCACCGACTTTCAAACGGACTCGTTCTATGTCGCTGAAATGAAAGTCGCGGCGCATCAAATTGCTCGCGAGGCGTTGATTGTGGACGTCACGCATGCCATCGCGCCGCAAGACGTGAAGCAGGCCAGTTGGATATTGCTTCGCGCCTTAGAGGCGTTTCCGGAGGGAACGGTGCATGTTTGCGTGGTCGATCCCGGAGTGGGTACCGATCGCAAGATTCTTGCCGCGATCATTCATGGCCAGGCAGTCATTGGTCCTGACAATGGGTTGTTTGACGTCATCGCGTCCCGGTACCACGTCGCGGCGATCATCGAACTGAACAATGAAGTCTATTTCGGCCCGCGTCGATCCCACACGTTCCACGGCCGCGACATCATGGCCCCGATGGCCGCTCACCTGGTACGGGGAATACCTCTGGAAAGTCTCGGTGACTCCCTTCACCGGCCGTTGGTTACACAGGAAACGAAAGCCAAGATTTTTGCCAAGAGGCAAGAGAACGAGATTCACGGGCAGTTCATCTACGCCGATTCGTTCGGTAACTGCGTGACGAATATCTTTGAAGATGATATCCCCGATGATTGGGATCGCAGGCGCTTGAGAGTTGAGTCAGGTTCGCATGCGGTGGACGGAATCGTCTCGACCTATGGTGAACGTGAGGTGGGAGCTTCCGCGGCCTTGGTCGGCTCTTCCGGGCAACTTGAGTGGGCCGTTGTTCAGGGAAGTGCCGCCCAAAAGTATGGGTTTGAGGCGGGCATTGCGGTTAAGATCGTGCGTGAAAACGCCTGATTGGATGGTTATCTGCCCTTAGAAATCGCAAGATGCTTGGCGAAAAGGGCTAAGATAGCTAGAATCGCTCGCAAGATTCCTTCTCTTCCCAACACCAGGAATATGTCAACGTGCCGAGTCGTATCTCCGGAAAAGTCGTATCCATCTCGGAAACGGGAGACGCCATCACCGACTTGGCTCACGAGCAATTGGCGGATATCCCGCAAGATGATCGGACTTCCATCGAGTGCGGAGGGCATACGACCCTGGGCATTTATCCACTGGATCATGACCAGCCTGAGTTGACGTACGTGGCGATCCTGGGCAAGAGTGGTCGCTTGGAACTGTCGCTCATTGGTGACAGTGCCGCGAAGTTCCTGGGACTCAAAGTGAACGACGAAGTCACCATCAAGTGGTAGTCAGGTCAAATCGTCCGGTGCGTCCTTTCTCAAGCGGCAAAGAGTTCTTCGTATGACGCACAACCCTTACGAGCCGCCTGAGTCACACGGTACGTCGGGCTCAGTCACACCAAGCGAGCTTGTCGGGTCTGACGATCAGCCGCGAAAGTTTGGTTTCTGGGCGGCTTACTTTTTGGTCGTCGCCAGCATGGTTGGGGCAGGCATTCTCACCTCGTCTGGGTTCACACTTCACGACACGGCCAACCCTGCCGGGCTGATGGTGATCTGGATCCTGGGTGGGATTCTCGCCTTGTGCGGAACGGTTACGATCGCCGAGTTGGCGACCATGCTGCCCCGAGCAGGCAGTGACTACCTTTTCGTGCGCGAAGCATTTGGCCGCGAGGCAGGGATCGTCGTGGGGTGGGCCACGTTCGTTTTAGGTTTCGCTGCGCCAACGGCTGTCGTGGCACGGTTGTCGGCGAATTACCTTTCGATTCCCATAACCGAGAATTTTGACGTCGGACTGGCGGGACCTTACCTGGAACCAGCCCTGGCTACGCTATTTGTCCTCATCTTGATGACGATCCACTGCCTCGGCCACCGAGAGAGCAGTGGCCTGCAGGTTCTGTCGACGCTCGTGAAGATAACGCTGCTGATTGGCTTGGTCGTCATCGGCTTGAGTTTCGGCCAGGGGGATTGGAGCCACTTTGCCGCAAGCCATGTGCCTGATTCCCACGAGTTCTTCACGCTTGGGATCGGTTTGATTTACGTCAGCTACGCTTACACGGGCTGGAACGCGGCGGCCTATGTTGCCGGCGAAGTCCGTGATCCGGAACGCCTATTACCGCGGAGCTTGATCGCCGGGTGTGCGTCGGTGATGGGGCTGTATCTACTGGTGAACCTGACGTATGTGTTTGCCCTGGATCCTCAGGAAATGACGCAGTTGAGTATTCCCGAGGTCATTCCTGTCGCTCAACTGGCGGCCAAGCAGCTCTTTGGTAGCCAGGTCGCCGGCGTGGT
This genomic interval carries:
- a CDS encoding SAM hydrolase/SAM-dependent halogenase family protein translates to MFIPGGIIALTTDFQTDSFYVAEMKVAAHQIAREALIVDVTHAIAPQDVKQASWILLRALEAFPEGTVHVCVVDPGVGTDRKILAAIIHGQAVIGPDNGLFDVIASRYHVAAIIELNNEVYFGPRRSHTFHGRDIMAPMAAHLVRGIPLESLGDSLHRPLVTQETKAKIFAKRQENEIHGQFIYADSFGNCVTNIFEDDIPDDWDRRRLRVESGSHAVDGIVSTYGEREVGASAALVGSSGQLEWAVVQGSAAQKYGFEAGIAVKIVRENA
- a CDS encoding SAM-dependent chlorinase/fluorinase; the protein is MPSRISGKVVSISETGDAITDLAHEQLADIPQDDRTSIECGGHTTLGIYPLDHDQPELTYVAILGKSGRLELSLIGDSAAKFLGLKVNDEVTIKW
- a CDS encoding APC family permease translates to MTHNPYEPPESHGTSGSVTPSELVGSDDQPRKFGFWAAYFLVVASMVGAGILTSSGFTLHDTANPAGLMVIWILGGILALCGTVTIAELATMLPRAGSDYLFVREAFGREAGIVVGWATFVLGFAAPTAVVARLSANYLSIPITENFDVGLAGPYLEPALATLFVLILMTIHCLGHRESSGLQVLSTLVKITLLIGLVVIGLSFGQGDWSHFAASHVPDSHEFFTLGIGLIYVSYAYTGWNAAAYVAGEVRDPERLLPRSLIAGCASVMGLYLLVNLTYVFALDPQEMTQLSIPEVIPVAQLAAKQLFGSQVAGVVSILLGLGMLASVSAYMLSGPRIAYAMASDGAFPRFAAKLHDRRQTPIAAIIVQGGIAIGMVWSGPFLDILNYTAIGLAVISGLVVASIFPLRNREDLPHPYRLPLYPLPPILYLALMGWVVASGLMQDVQGLQLDEPRLPTTTFSLLTILLGLPVAYFLARRSTPL